One Helianthus annuus cultivar XRQ/B chromosome 7, HanXRQr2.0-SUNRISE, whole genome shotgun sequence genomic region harbors:
- the LOC110866207 gene encoding UDP-galactose/UDP-glucose transporter 4 isoform X2, with protein sequence MKGEEQIRTLFGITLTDKPKWQQFIICSSGFFFGYLVNGICEEYVYNRLQFSYGWYFTFVQGFVYLTLLRVQGFTPKQMVNPWKMYVKLSAVLMGSHGLTKGSLAYLNYPAQLMFKSTKVLPVMIMGAFIPGLRRIYPPREYFSAVLLVVGLILFTLADANTSPNFSIIGVLMVSGALIMDSFLGNLQEAIFTINRDTTQTEMLFCSTVVGTPFLIPPMLLTGELFRAWNSCYEHPYVYGVLLFEAVATFVGQVSVLSLIALFGAATTALVTTARKAVTLLLSYIIFTKPMSEQHAVGLVLIAAGIMMKMLPDHKIPQRLRLSGPLVKQVKSPREEKNDDFNEEDRPLV encoded by the exons ATGAAGGGAGAAGAACAAATAAGGACTTTGTTTGGGATTACGCTAACGGATAAACCAAAATGGCAACAGTTTATCATCTGTTCTTCAGGATTCTTCTTCGGGTATCTTGTTAACGGCATATGTGAG GAATATGTATATAACAGGCTTCAATTCAG CTATGGATGGTACTTTACTTTCGTGCAAGGATTCGTTTACTTGACACTCCTACGCGTACAGGGATTCACCCCGAAACAAATGGTGAATCCATGGAAAATGTATGTTAAACTCTCTGCTGTTCTTATGGGTTCTCATGGATTAACCAAAGGATCCTTGGCTTACCTCAATTATCCTGCACAGCTAATGTTCAAATCAACAAAG GTTTTACCTGTAATGATCATGGGTGCCTTCATACCTGGTTTGAGAAGAATATACCCGCCACGTGAATATTTTTCTGCGGTTCTTTTAGTAGTTGGTTTGATACTCTTCACTTTAGCCGACGCCAACACTTCTCCAAATTTTAGCATTATCGGTGTTTTGATGGTTTCTGGAGCTCTGATTATGGATTCATTTTTGGGCAATTTGCAAGAAGCAATTTTTACCATTAATCGTGATACTACGCAG ACAGAAATGTTATTCTGCTCAACGGTTGTTGGAACGCCTTTCTTGATTCCACCAATGCTTTTAACAGGCGAATTGTTTAGAGCTTGGAATTCATGTTATGAA CATCCTTATGTTTATGGGGTATTGCTTTTTGAAGCTGTGGCTACATTTGTTGGTCAAGTATCTGTGTTATCACTCATTGCCCTTTTTGGGGCTGCAACAACAGCTTTG GTAACAACTGCACGAAAGGCGGTAACTTTATTGTTATCTTatattatttttacaaaaccaatGTCTGAACAACACGCGGTTGGGCTAGTACTGATAGCTGCGGGTATTATGATGAAAATGTTGCCGGATCACAAGATTCCGCAGAGACTTAGGCTGTCGGGTCCTCTTGTAAAACAAGTAAAATCTCCTAGAGAAGAAAAAAATGATGATTTTAATGAGGAAGATAGGCCTTTGGTGTAA
- the LOC110866207 gene encoding UDP-galactose/UDP-glucose transporter 4 isoform X1 — MKGEEQIRTLFGITLTDKPKWQQFIICSSGFFFGYLVNGICEEYVYNRLQFSYGWYFTFVQGFVYLTLLRVQGFTPKQMVNPWKMYVKLSAVLMGSHGLTKGSLAYLNYPAQLMFKSTKVLPVMIMGAFIPGLRRIYPPREYFSAVLLVVGLILFTLADANTSPNFSIIGVLMVSGALIMDSFLGNLQEAIFTINRDTTQVFHHSTFLNIFQTEMLFCSTVVGTPFLIPPMLLTGELFRAWNSCYEHPYVYGVLLFEAVATFVGQVSVLSLIALFGAATTALVTTARKAVTLLLSYIIFTKPMSEQHAVGLVLIAAGIMMKMLPDHKIPQRLRLSGPLVKQVKSPREEKNDDFNEEDRPLV, encoded by the exons ATGAAGGGAGAAGAACAAATAAGGACTTTGTTTGGGATTACGCTAACGGATAAACCAAAATGGCAACAGTTTATCATCTGTTCTTCAGGATTCTTCTTCGGGTATCTTGTTAACGGCATATGTGAG GAATATGTATATAACAGGCTTCAATTCAG CTATGGATGGTACTTTACTTTCGTGCAAGGATTCGTTTACTTGACACTCCTACGCGTACAGGGATTCACCCCGAAACAAATGGTGAATCCATGGAAAATGTATGTTAAACTCTCTGCTGTTCTTATGGGTTCTCATGGATTAACCAAAGGATCCTTGGCTTACCTCAATTATCCTGCACAGCTAATGTTCAAATCAACAAAG GTTTTACCTGTAATGATCATGGGTGCCTTCATACCTGGTTTGAGAAGAATATACCCGCCACGTGAATATTTTTCTGCGGTTCTTTTAGTAGTTGGTTTGATACTCTTCACTTTAGCCGACGCCAACACTTCTCCAAATTTTAGCATTATCGGTGTTTTGATGGTTTCTGGAGCTCTGATTATGGATTCATTTTTGGGCAATTTGCAAGAAGCAATTTTTACCATTAATCGTGATACTACGCAGGT TTTTCATCACTCCacatttttaaacatttttcagACAGAAATGTTATTCTGCTCAACGGTTGTTGGAACGCCTTTCTTGATTCCACCAATGCTTTTAACAGGCGAATTGTTTAGAGCTTGGAATTCATGTTATGAA CATCCTTATGTTTATGGGGTATTGCTTTTTGAAGCTGTGGCTACATTTGTTGGTCAAGTATCTGTGTTATCACTCATTGCCCTTTTTGGGGCTGCAACAACAGCTTTG GTAACAACTGCACGAAAGGCGGTAACTTTATTGTTATCTTatattatttttacaaaaccaatGTCTGAACAACACGCGGTTGGGCTAGTACTGATAGCTGCGGGTATTATGATGAAAATGTTGCCGGATCACAAGATTCCGCAGAGACTTAGGCTGTCGGGTCCTCTTGTAAAACAAGTAAAATCTCCTAGAGAAGAAAAAAATGATGATTTTAATGAGGAAGATAGGCCTTTGGTGTAA